One Methanocaldococcus infernus ME DNA segment encodes these proteins:
- a CDS encoding 4Fe-4S binding protein translates to MKKRIYYWTNPEYINKPVISETILKTGININILKAKVEPQEAFLILELIGDKETIEKALEYLSKYGELEEIKKVIKRDLEKCVHCGCCVTQCPLDVIYIDKSDYSVVFKEEECVGCKNCLKACPFKAIEILG, encoded by the coding sequence ATGAAAAAGAGAATTTACTACTGGACAAATCCAGAGTATATAAATAAGCCAGTTATCTCAGAGACTATCTTAAAGACAGGGATTAATATAAATATCTTAAAGGCCAAGGTTGAGCCTCAGGAGGCTTTTTTAATCTTAGAGCTAATTGGAGATAAAGAAACTATAGAGAAGGCTTTAGAGTATTTATCCAAGTATGGAGAGCTTGAGGAGATAAAGAAAGTTATAAAGAGAGATCTTGAGAAATGTGTCCATTGTGGTTGCTGTGTAACCCAGTGTCCTTTAGATGTCATTTATATTGATAAAAGTGACTATAGTGTAGTGTTTAAAGAAGAAGAATGTGTTGGTTGTAAAAATTGTTTAAAGGCCTGTCCATTCAAGGCTATTGAGATCTTAGGATGA
- the twy1 gene encoding 4-demethylwyosine synthase TYW1 → MIFEILRKQRYQIYKHVGVKLCGWLKKKMLYNKDCYKSKFYGIETHRCVQCTPSVIWCQQSCIFCWRVLPRDLDIDEFPSPEWEKPEVVAEKILELHKKAIMGYKGILDRVGEKKFEEALNPKHIALSLSGEPTLYPYIDELIEIFKDKGFTTFLVSNGILTEVIKKIKPTQLYISLDAYDLESYKKICRGKEEFWEHILETLNILDKKERSCIRTTLVRNYNTNIEKFIPLYELANVDFIELKSYMHVGYSQRRLKKEHMLSYDEILKLAKKVEENSRYKIADGCEESRVVLLVNKDKDVSVKI, encoded by the coding sequence ATGATCTTTGAAATTTTAAGAAAGCAGAGGTATCAAATTTATAAGCATGTTGGAGTTAAGCTCTGTGGCTGGCTAAAGAAAAAGATGCTCTATAATAAAGATTGTTATAAGTCTAAGTTTTATGGGATAGAAACCCATAGATGTGTCCAGTGCACCCCTTCAGTTATTTGGTGCCAGCAGAGCTGTATCTTCTGCTGGAGGGTTTTACCAAGAGATTTAGACATTGATGAATTCCCAAGCCCAGAGTGGGAAAAGCCTGAGGTAGTAGCTGAGAAAATCTTAGAGCTTCATAAAAAGGCTATAATGGGTTATAAAGGAATCTTGGATAGAGTTGGAGAGAAAAAGTTTGAAGAGGCTTTAAATCCTAAGCATATAGCCTTATCTCTCTCAGGAGAGCCAACCCTATACCCTTACATAGATGAATTAATAGAAATATTTAAAGATAAGGGCTTTACAACCTTCTTAGTATCTAATGGAATATTGACAGAGGTTATTAAGAAGATTAAGCCTACTCAACTTTATATCTCCTTAGATGCCTATGACTTAGAAAGCTATAAAAAAATTTGTAGAGGAAAGGAAGAGTTTTGGGAGCACATCTTAGAGACTTTAAATATCTTAGATAAAAAGGAGAGAAGTTGTATAAGAACCACTTTAGTTAGGAACTATAATACTAATATAGAAAAGTTTATTCCCCTCTATGAGTTGGCAAATGTTGATTTTATTGAGCTGAAGTCATATATGCATGTTGGATACTCACAGAGAAGATTAAAAAAGGAGCATATGCTTAGTTATGATGAAATCTTAAAGTTAGCTAAGAAAGTTGAGGAGAATAGTAGATATAAAATAGCTGATGGCTGTGAGGAAAGTAGGGTTGTTCTACTGGTGAATAAGGATAAGGATGTTAGTGTGAAGATTTAA
- a CDS encoding diphthine--ammonia ligase, with translation MDVAVLYSGGKDSNYALYWAIKNKFNVKYLVNVESENKESYMFHIPNVHLTELSSKAVGIPLVKIYTKGEKEKEVEDLKEGLRELDIDGVVTGAIASKYQKERIDRVCEELKLKSFSPLWGREPESILREVSELFNVIIVGVYAYGLGKEWLGKRIDKSNIDDLIKLCEKYGIHKAFEGGEAETFVLDSPVFKKRIEIIEGEIEWHETWGIYHIKKARLVDKP, from the coding sequence ATGGATGTAGCTGTTCTCTACTCTGGAGGTAAAGATTCTAACTATGCTCTCTATTGGGCTATCAAGAATAAGTTTAATGTTAAATATTTAGTTAATGTTGAGAGTGAAAATAAAGAGAGCTATATGTTTCACATTCCAAATGTTCATTTAACTGAGCTAAGCTCCAAGGCTGTAGGTATTCCCTTGGTGAAGATATATACTAAAGGAGAGAAGGAGAAGGAAGTTGAAGATCTAAAGGAAGGTTTAAGAGAGCTTGACATAGATGGTGTTGTAACAGGAGCTATAGCAAGTAAATACCAGAAGGAAAGAATTGATAGGGTTTGTGAAGAGCTTAAGCTAAAATCCTTCTCTCCTCTTTGGGGGAGAGAGCCAGAGTCAATCCTAAGGGAGGTGTCAGAGCTATTTAATGTTATTATAGTTGGAGTCTATGCCTATGGCTTGGGAAAAGAGTGGTTAGGGAAAAGGATAGATAAAAGTAATATTGATGATTTAATAAAGCTCTGTGAGAAATATGGAATTCATAAGGCCTTTGAAGGAGGAGAAGCTGAAACCTTTGTTTTAGACTCTCCTGTGTTTAAGAAGAGAATAGAGATTATAGAGGGAGAGATAGAGTGGCATGAAACTTGGGGCATCTATCATATAAAAAAGGCTAGGTTGGTTGATAAACCATGA
- a CDS encoding TrmJ/YjtD family RNA methyltransferase, which yields MIKVILVHPKYGGNVGSVARVMKNFGFKELRIVGDRKIINDEAKMMAVHAKDILEKAKFYETFDSAIEDLDFIIATSGARGGDRNLKRVPITPRELAEKIKEVRGNIGLVFGREDDGLYNEELDKCDLLVSIPTSEEYPIMNLSHAVAVILYELYISKVGNKFLDINIREASKEDKELLIKKFNEFIDKKDIPEHKKELCKIIFKRLVNRAFITGKEAWTLMSAFK from the coding sequence ATTATAAAGGTTATCTTAGTCCATCCTAAATATGGTGGAAATGTTGGAAGTGTAGCAAGGGTTATGAAAAACTTTGGGTTCAAGGAGTTGAGGATTGTTGGGGATAGAAAGATAATAAATGATGAAGCTAAAATGATGGCTGTCCATGCTAAAGATATATTGGAGAAAGCCAAGTTCTATGAAACCTTTGACAGTGCTATAGAGGATTTAGACTTTATCATAGCCACTTCTGGAGCAAGGGGGGGAGATAGAAATTTAAAGAGGGTGCCAATAACTCCAAGAGAGTTGGCTGAGAAGATTAAGGAGGTTAGGGGAAATATAGGGTTAGTATTTGGAAGAGAAGATGATGGTTTATACAATGAAGAGCTTGATAAATGTGATCTTCTTGTTTCCATCCCAACCTCTGAGGAATATCCTATAATGAACCTATCCCATGCTGTTGCTGTGATCCTCTATGAACTCTATATAAGTAAGGTTGGCAATAAATTTTTAGACATAAATATTAGAGAGGCCTCTAAAGAAGATAAGGAACTTTTAATTAAAAAGTTTAATGAATTCATAGATAAAAAGGATATCCCTGAACATAAAAAAGAGTTGTGTAAAATAATATTTAAAAGATTAGTTAATAGAGCCTTTATCACAGGAAAGGAAGCTTGGACCCTAATGAGTGCATTTAAGTGA
- the rtcA gene encoding RNA 3'-terminal phosphate cyclase: MLIIDGSEGGGQILRTAIALSALTGKGVKIINIRKKRKNRGLGKQHIACVKALKKLCNAEVHGLYLGSEELIFIPSKLTPKDFEIDIGSAGSISLVIQALLPLALGIKKSFTVKIRGGTDVKNAPPIDYLKNVTLKILGRFGLETELKVIKRGFYPEGNGIVEFKEKPSKIKKICLVEHSGSNLVEGLSYVQNLDESIARRMRRKAIELLNKNKLECNIKIEVSKGVSTGAGIVLWNDTLGSSCLGEKGLRAEIVAERAVNFLLEERSSGLALDRYMGDQIIPFLAFSGGEVGVSKITDHTINNIKVVEQFLDVKFTIEKYKNGYLIRGEHV; encoded by the coding sequence ATGTTAATTATTGATGGCTCTGAAGGTGGTGGCCAGATTTTAAGAACAGCTATAGCTTTATCAGCACTGACTGGGAAAGGGGTTAAGATAATAAACATTAGGAAGAAGAGGAAAAATAGAGGGTTAGGGAAACAACATATAGCCTGTGTTAAAGCCTTAAAAAAGCTCTGTAATGCTGAAGTTCATGGACTTTACTTAGGCTCTGAGGAGTTAATATTTATTCCCTCTAAGCTCACTCCTAAGGACTTTGAGATAGATATAGGTAGTGCTGGCTCCATCTCTTTGGTTATCCAAGCCCTTCTCCCATTAGCATTAGGGATAAAGAAGAGCTTTACAGTTAAAATAAGAGGAGGGACAGATGTTAAAAATGCTCCTCCAATAGACTATTTAAAAAATGTAACCTTAAAAATTTTGGGAAGATTTGGATTAGAAACTGAGCTAAAGGTTATTAAAAGAGGCTTCTATCCTGAAGGAAATGGGATAGTGGAATTTAAAGAAAAGCCTTCAAAGATAAAGAAAATTTGTTTAGTTGAGCACTCTGGATCTAACCTTGTTGAAGGTCTCTCCTATGTTCAAAATTTAGATGAAAGTATAGCAAGGAGGATGAGGAGAAAGGCTATTGAACTACTAAATAAAAATAAATTAGAGTGTAATATTAAAATTGAAGTCTCTAAAGGAGTTTCCACTGGAGCTGGGATAGTGCTATGGAATGACACCCTTGGCTCCTCCTGCCTGGGAGAGAAGGGGTTAAGAGCTGAGATAGTGGCTGAGAGGGCTGTTAATTTCTTACTTGAGGAGAGGAGTAGTGGTTTGGCATTAGATAGATATATGGGAGACCAAATTATTCCCTTCTTAGCCTTCTCTGGAGGAGAGGTTGGGGTGTCTAAGATAACAGATCATACTATTAACAATATAAAGGTTGTTGAGCAATTCTTAGATGTTAAATTTACTATTGAGAAGTATAAAAATGGCTACTTAATCAGGGGAGAGCATGTTTAA
- a CDS encoding archease, which translates to MFKYFETTADLGVEALGESLEEAFKEAAKALYNIMVDIDKVEKKEVVEFEVEGEDLEELLYNFLNELLYYTDVYGLVFSDFEIEIKNNRLKCKAYGEKIRKEHNIKEEVKAVTYHKMEVKEDNGLWKVKYIVDL; encoded by the coding sequence ATGTTTAAATACTTTGAAACTACAGCAGACTTAGGAGTTGAAGCCCTTGGGGAGAGTTTAGAAGAAGCTTTTAAAGAGGCTGCAAAGGCTCTTTATAATATAATGGTTGATATAGACAAGGTTGAGAAGAAGGAAGTGGTGGAGTTTGAAGTGGAAGGAGAGGATTTAGAAGAACTATTATATAATTTTCTAAATGAGCTTCTTTACTACACAGATGTCTATGGCTTGGTTTTTAGTGACTTTGAGATAGAGATTAAAAATAATAGGTTGAAGTGTAAAGCCTATGGAGAGAAGATTAGAAAGGAGCATAACATAAAAGAGGAAGTGAAAGCTGTCACTTACCACAAGATGGAGGTTAAAGAGGATAATGGCTTATGGAAGGTTAAATATATAGTTGACCTATAA
- the mobA gene encoding molybdenum cofactor guanylyltransferase: MISAIILAGGKGKRIGGNKPFKKFGDKYLIDYPISILKKLKIPYTIVTSKNLLFKYNNFLSFDLIDDFGPLAGILSGMRTLNSEWYLVLPCDCPFLTEDFINYLIANIKFAEKRGCKCIVPRHRNGFIEPLFSLYRKDSKIYLNKLILEDKRKIIYLIRELNPLYVDAEKFKNVFININTPEELRDALKHLIKK, from the coding sequence ATGATTTCAGCTATTATTTTAGCAGGAGGGAAGGGAAAGAGAATAGGAGGAAATAAGCCATTTAAAAAGTTTGGAGATAAGTATTTAATTGACTATCCAATCTCTATTTTGAAGAAGTTAAAAATTCCCTACACCATAGTCACCTCAAAAAACTTATTATTTAAATATAATAATTTTTTAAGCTTTGATTTAATTGATGACTTTGGCCCACTTGCAGGAATTTTATCTGGGATGAGGACTTTAAACTCAGAGTGGTACTTAGTTCTACCCTGTGACTGTCCTTTTTTGACTGAAGATTTTATAAATTATTTAATAGCAAATATTAAATTTGCTGAAAAGAGAGGTTGTAAATGTATAGTCCCAAGGCATAGAAATGGGTTTATTGAGCCTCTTTTTTCTCTGTATAGGAAAGACTCTAAGATATATTTGAATAAGCTAATCTTAGAAGATAAAAGAAAAATTATATATCTCATTAGAGAACTAAATCCTTTATATGTAGATGCTGAAAAATTTAAAAATGTCTTTATAAATATTAATACCCCTGAGGAGTTAAGGGATGCCCTTAAACATCTTATTAAAAAATGA
- the mtrH gene encoding tetrahydromethanopterin S-methyltransferase subunit H: MFKFDKEQFVYEVAGRKCGGQPGEYPTALSGTIFYARHKIVEDERKGIFDKAAAEDLINKQAEMEDVTGNPAWVQVFGGTPEALTKYVDFVVEVWDGPVLLDSTSAEARMAAAKRATEAGYADQCIYNSINVSIEEPEYQTLVESDISASIVLCFDPMDPTVEGKINVLTNGGKTTDKGMLELAEKAGIDKLFIDTAVTPLGNGAGPAVRASFAVKALFGYPVGSGIHNIPSAWDWLREFRKKLREEGHRELAKEIRAVCDVGATLMQVCAAGDFVLYGPIDDAQVVFPAVAMIDATIAEAAKELGIEPVDFHPFKKLL; this comes from the coding sequence ATGTTTAAGTTTGACAAGGAACAGTTTGTTTATGAAGTAGCTGGAAGAAAGTGTGGAGGTCAGCCAGGGGAGTATCCAACAGCTTTATCTGGAACTATATTCTATGCAAGACATAAGATAGTTGAAGATGAAAGAAAGGGAATTTTTGATAAAGCAGCTGCTGAGGATTTAATAAATAAACAGGCTGAAATGGAAGATGTTACTGGAAATCCTGCATGGGTTCAAGTGTTTGGAGGTACTCCAGAGGCTTTAACTAAGTATGTTGATTTTGTTGTTGAGGTTTGGGATGGGCCAGTGTTGTTAGACTCTACATCAGCAGAGGCAAGAATGGCAGCAGCTAAGAGAGCTACAGAGGCAGGATATGCTGATCAGTGTATTTACAACTCTATCAATGTTTCCATTGAAGAGCCAGAATATCAAACATTGGTAGAGAGTGACATCTCAGCATCTATAGTTTTATGTTTTGACCCAATGGATCCAACTGTTGAGGGTAAGATAAATGTTTTAACAAATGGTGGAAAGACAACAGATAAGGGAATGTTAGAGTTAGCTGAAAAGGCTGGAATTGATAAATTATTCATTGATACAGCAGTCACTCCATTGGGTAATGGAGCTGGGCCTGCAGTTAGAGCCTCATTTGCAGTTAAGGCTTTATTTGGTTACCCAGTAGGAAGTGGAATTCACAACATCCCATCAGCATGGGATTGGTTAAGAGAGTTCAGAAAGAAGTTAAGAGAAGAAGGACATAGAGAGTTAGCTAAGGAAATAAGAGCTGTCTGTGATGTTGGAGCTACACTAATGCAAGTCTGTGCAGCTGGAGACTTTGTTCTATATGGGCCTATAGATGATGCTCAAGTTGTCTTCCCAGCTGTTGCTATGATTGATGCTACCATAGCTGAGGCTGCTAAGGAGTTAGGAATAGAGCCTGTTGACTTCCATCCATTCAAGAAGCTTCTCTAA
- the mtrG gene encoding tetrahydromethanopterin S-methyltransferase subunit MtrG, protein MSNDEKIPQVMMDPKDFEEIKKRLDELEKKVENTNAELFQIAGKKVGRDIGILYGLVIGIILSYILPALIKIVELLSIKVQVVKP, encoded by the coding sequence ATGTCTAATGATGAAAAAATTCCCCAAGTTATGATGGATCCTAAGGATTTTGAGGAAATTAAAAAAAGATTAGATGAATTAGAAAAAAAGGTTGAAAATACCAATGCTGAGCTTTTCCAAATTGCTGGGAAAAAGGTAGGTAGAGATATAGGAATTTTATATGGTTTGGTTATTGGAATTATCTTATCCTATATTTTACCAGCTTTAATAAAGATTGTTGAACTCTTAAGTATAAAGGTTCAAGTTGTTAAGCCATAA
- a CDS encoding tetrahydromethanopterin S-methyltransferase subunit F encodes MAKIEITNKPNISSIQSYMEELEYKVGLITRNRGLESGIEHYGLKGAICGAIFALVLFGIPLILYIYLKMSGGM; translated from the coding sequence ATGGCAAAAATAGAGATCACAAACAAGCCTAACATCTCTTCAATTCAAAGTTATATGGAAGAGCTTGAGTATAAAGTAGGCTTAATAACAAGAAATAGAGGGTTAGAGAGTGGAATAGAACATTATGGATTAAAAGGAGCTATCTGTGGAGCTATCTTTGCCTTAGTATTGTTTGGAATTCCACTAATATTATATATTTACTTAAAGATGAGTGGGGGGATGTAA
- the mtrA gene encoding tetrahydromethanopterin S-methyltransferase subunit A — translation MANKKEPAPGWPIVSGEYVVGNPESCVGVVTLGSHGLEQACIEAGAAIAGPCHTENLGIEKVVANYISNPNIRFMILCGSEVQGHITGQCFKALWENGIDDSGQIIGAKGAIPFLENVDKDAVERFRRQIVEVIDLIDCEDIGKITQAIKECLSKDPGAIDEDPYIIQLEGGGGEEEGKEGVVKPITPEIAIVESRIRLIGAEMGYNGLLAKWQSGYYNGKIQGIAAGLFIMLVFLGILML, via the coding sequence ATGGCTAACAAAAAGGAACCAGCTCCAGGATGGCCTATTGTCAGTGGAGAGTATGTTGTTGGTAATCCAGAGAGCTGTGTTGGTGTAGTAACCCTTGGATCCCATGGGTTAGAACAAGCCTGTATTGAAGCTGGAGCAGCTATTGCTGGGCCTTGCCATACAGAAAACTTAGGGATAGAGAAGGTTGTAGCCAACTATATCTCAAATCCAAATATCAGATTCATGATCCTCTGTGGTTCAGAAGTTCAGGGGCATATAACTGGACAGTGCTTTAAGGCCTTATGGGAGAATGGAATAGATGACAGTGGGCAAATTATTGGAGCTAAAGGGGCTATCCCATTCTTAGAGAATGTTGATAAAGATGCTGTTGAAAGATTCAGAAGGCAAATAGTTGAAGTTATAGATTTAATTGACTGTGAAGATATTGGTAAGATAACTCAGGCTATTAAGGAGTGTTTATCTAAAGATCCAGGGGCTATAGATGAAGACCCTTACATTATTCAGTTAGAAGGTGGTGGAGGAGAGGAAGAAGGAAAAGAAGGGGTTGTAAAGCCAATAACTCCTGAAATAGCCATAGTTGAGAGTAGAATAAGGTTAATTGGAGCTGAAATGGGTTATAATGGTTTATTAGCTAAGTGGCAATCTGGATACTATAATGGAAAAATTCAGGGAATAGCTGCAGGATTGTTTATTATGTTAGTGTTCTTAGGAATTCTAATGTTATAA
- a CDS encoding tetrahydromethanopterin S-methyltransferase subunit B, translating to MPAYVLIDEKIPLVYNVETGEITKGFGDILFVDVNPIMEELNKLEKLVQAYEDSLDPRKPPLNSFPNRDYIYAMSGIFKPFFFGFWIALGLLSLLAIIIGVKYF from the coding sequence ATGCCAGCTTATGTTCTAATTGATGAAAAGATTCCTTTGGTTTATAATGTAGAAACAGGAGAAATTACCAAAGGATTTGGAGATATATTATTTGTTGATGTAAATCCAATAATGGAAGAGTTAAATAAGTTGGAGAAGTTGGTTCAAGCTTATGAAGACTCTTTAGATCCAAGAAAACCACCATTAAATTCATTTCCAAATAGAGACTATATCTATGCTATGTCTGGGATCTTTAAACCTTTCTTCTTTGGTTTCTGGATAGCTTTAGGGTTATTATCTTTGTTGGCAATTATTATAGGGGTTAAATACTTCTAA
- the mtrC gene encoding tetrahydromethanopterin S-methyltransferase subunit MtrC, whose product MSHGGGGHAAELYPEEQIMAVGVGLSLIGSYLAHFLSPYGLSMLVGGLLAAAACVAGANTVRKVAAYGLGTGVPSIGMISLGMGTLAALAGILIPKALGITYLAAPILTLIISAIVGVIVGKLTVNPVGMKIPIMVRSMTFLSIAGAMAILGFTVAYAGSLDPKIYVDAAVKSGIIALAFIAPGMAILHPFNACLGPDESHKRTLTLAVACGLLTWFIFSVVKLDLLSIVVSIILWAIVYTKFVKMSLNDACAVLEVPEIPKKEQ is encoded by the coding sequence ATGTCTCATGGTGGAGGAGGTCATGCAGCTGAGTTATATCCAGAAGAGCAAATCATGGCTGTAGGTGTTGGTTTATCTTTAATTGGTAGTTATTTAGCTCACTTTCTAAGTCCTTATGGTTTATCCATGTTAGTCGGTGGTTTATTAGCAGCTGCTGCATGTGTTGCTGGAGCTAACACTGTTAGAAAGGTAGCAGCTTATGGGTTAGGTACAGGGGTTCCATCTATTGGTATGATCAGTTTAGGGATGGGAACCTTAGCAGCTTTAGCAGGGATCTTAATTCCAAAGGCTTTAGGGATTACTTACTTAGCAGCTCCAATATTAACTCTTATCATATCAGCCATTGTTGGGGTTATTGTTGGTAAATTAACAGTTAATCCTGTAGGAATGAAGATCCCAATTATGGTTAGAAGTATGACTTTCTTATCTATAGCTGGAGCTATGGCTATACTTGGCTTTACAGTGGCTTATGCTGGCTCATTAGATCCTAAAATTTATGTAGATGCTGCAGTTAAGAGTGGAATTATAGCCTTAGCCTTCATAGCTCCAGGGATGGCTATATTACATCCATTCAATGCCTGTTTAGGGCCAGATGAGAGCCATAAAAGGACATTAACCTTAGCTGTAGCCTGTGGGCTATTAACTTGGTTCATCTTCTCAGTTGTTAAGTTAGACTTACTTTCAATAGTAGTTTCAATTATACTATGGGCTATAGTTTATACTAAGTTTGTTAAGATGTCCTTAAATGATGCCTGTGCAGTCTTAGAAGTTCCAGAAATTCCTAAAAAAGAACAGTAG
- the mtrD gene encoding tetrahydromethanopterin S-methyltransferase subunit D encodes MDPISLALPLVGITIAGAIINASVHFIPVGGAPAAMATSTGVGTGTTQLAAGAGFTGLLGAAVMSSIVGLSPTGIALIMLSGAVSSMIMLGVTMLIAQFIYVFGVGVVPAADKCEVDPITKDPQKDYITPGTTGHGIPTVCFVSGLIGAALGGIGGALTYIALLNLGFSPELAGMLAVGFFFINAVLASYNIGGTIEGFHDPKFKKMPNGVIASLVASLLCAIVLILMSL; translated from the coding sequence ATGGATCCTATCTCTTTAGCTCTTCCTTTGGTTGGGATAACAATTGCTGGAGCTATTATTAATGCAAGTGTCCATTTCATCCCTGTTGGGGGGGCTCCAGCAGCTATGGCTACATCTACAGGGGTTGGTACTGGGACAACCCAGCTTGCTGCAGGAGCAGGTTTTACAGGCTTGTTAGGAGCTGCTGTCATGTCTTCCATAGTTGGCTTATCTCCAACTGGAATAGCTTTAATCATGCTCTCTGGAGCTGTTAGTTCCATGATCATGTTGGGAGTTACAATGTTAATAGCTCAATTTATCTATGTTTTTGGGGTTGGAGTTGTACCAGCAGCAGATAAGTGTGAAGTTGACCCAATAACAAAGGATCCTCAGAAAGATTATATAACTCCAGGTACAACAGGACATGGAATTCCAACAGTTTGTTTTGTCTCTGGTTTAATAGGAGCTGCTCTTGGAGGGATTGGAGGGGCTTTAACTTACATAGCTTTACTAAACTTAGGTTTCTCTCCAGAGCTTGCAGGGATGTTAGCAGTTGGTTTCTTCTTCATTAATGCAGTTCTTGCATCTTACAACATAGGAGGAACAATAGAAGGGTTCCATGATCCTAAGTTTAAGAAAATGCCTAATGGAGTTATAGCCTCTTTAGTAGCCTCTTTATTATGTGCAATTGTCCTAATACTAATGTCTTTGTAA
- the mtrE gene encoding tetrahydromethanopterin S-methyltransferase subunit E, protein MDTLLITLGALALSGALATIAGCAEDLESDVGSQSNPNSQVQLAPQMGNIHRYYNKAISGEPVSYGLYVAVAGSIAYAIIQAGFNPVLALIIGAGVAALVHGAYAISAYLGRIVGQSKNFGQPVYWDIVMSHIGPIVGHGFIAVFCMVLMAYLANTILGNPFPLPLIAFIFGITVGAIGSSTGDVHYGAEREYQKYPFGGGVPVANHGDIDIKAEYGLRNSMDSSYFCSRLGGVLTGICFGLIVFLDGWRGVLGNILEQKDPIISSVISIVIGLIIVVILAIVNRKVEVFAREKFGPYK, encoded by the coding sequence GTGGATACTTTGTTAATAACTCTTGGAGCCTTGGCATTAAGTGGAGCTTTAGCAACAATAGCTGGCTGTGCAGAGGATTTAGAGTCAGATGTTGGATCTCAGTCAAACCCTAACTCTCAGGTTCAGTTAGCTCCACAGATGGGAAATATCCATAGATATTACAACAAAGCTATCTCTGGGGAACCAGTTTCCTATGGTTTATATGTTGCAGTTGCTGGATCTATAGCTTATGCTATAATACAAGCTGGATTTAACCCAGTCTTAGCCTTAATTATTGGAGCTGGAGTAGCAGCTTTAGTTCATGGAGCTTATGCCATCTCAGCATACTTAGGAAGAATTGTAGGTCAATCTAAGAACTTTGGCCAGCCAGTATATTGGGATATTGTTATGTCTCATATAGGCCCTATTGTTGGACATGGTTTTATTGCTGTGTTTTGTATGGTTTTAATGGCTTACTTGGCTAATACAATCTTAGGAAATCCATTCCCACTACCATTAATAGCCTTCATATTTGGTATTACAGTTGGAGCAATTGGTTCCTCAACTGGAGATGTCCACTATGGAGCTGAGAGAGAGTATCAGAAGTATCCTTTTGGTGGAGGGGTTCCAGTAGCTAACCATGGAGACATTGATATAAAAGCTGAGTATGGTTTAAGGAACAGTATGGATTCCTCTTACTTCTGTTCCAGACTTGGAGGGGTTCTAACAGGAATTTGTTTTGGGCTAATAGTCTTCTTAGATGGATGGAGAGGAGTTTTAGGGAATATATTAGAGCAAAAAGATCCAATCATTTCATCAGTTATCTCTATAGTTATAGGATTAATAATAGTTGTTATATTGGCAATTGTCAACAGAAAAGTGGAAGTGTTTGCAAGGGAGAAGTTTGGCCCATACAAATAA